One Nonomuraea angiospora DNA segment encodes these proteins:
- a CDS encoding proline racemase family protein translates to MRTKRVFHAVDSHTEGMPTRVITGGIGVIPGASMAERRVYFRDHLDHIRTLLMTEPRGHSAMSGAILQPPTRPDADYGVLFIEVSGLLPMCGHGTIGVATVLVETGMVEVVEPVTTVRLEVPAGLVEVDVAVEDGQAMSVTLRNVPSYSDRLDAVVKVPGFGEIPYDLAYGGNFYAVVDLDSYGLPFDRRAKNEIIAAGLATMEAINAADEPVHREDDRIRGCHHVYFAAPGSDAHHSRHAMAIHPGWFDRSPCGTGTSARMAQLHARGELPLGRDFVNESFIGTRFIGRLLEETTVGGEPAVVPSITGRAWVTGTAQYFLDPRDPFPAGFEL, encoded by the coding sequence ATGAGGACAAAACGCGTTTTCCACGCCGTCGACTCCCACACCGAGGGCATGCCCACCCGCGTCATCACCGGCGGGATAGGCGTGATCCCGGGCGCGAGCATGGCCGAGCGGCGCGTCTACTTCCGTGACCACCTCGACCACATCCGCACCCTGCTGATGACCGAGCCGCGCGGCCACTCCGCCATGAGCGGCGCCATCCTGCAGCCGCCCACCAGGCCGGACGCGGACTACGGCGTGCTGTTCATCGAGGTGTCGGGGCTGCTGCCGATGTGCGGGCACGGCACCATCGGCGTGGCCACCGTGCTCGTCGAGACGGGCATGGTCGAGGTCGTGGAGCCGGTCACCACCGTGCGCCTGGAGGTGCCGGCCGGCCTCGTCGAGGTGGACGTGGCCGTCGAGGACGGCCAGGCCATGTCGGTGACGCTGCGCAACGTGCCCTCCTACAGCGACCGGCTCGACGCCGTCGTGAAGGTGCCGGGGTTCGGGGAGATCCCGTACGACCTCGCGTACGGCGGCAACTTCTACGCCGTCGTCGACCTCGACTCCTACGGCCTGCCCTTCGACCGCAGGGCCAAGAACGAGATCATCGCCGCCGGCCTGGCCACCATGGAGGCGATCAACGCGGCCGACGAGCCCGTCCACCGCGAGGACGACCGCATCCGGGGCTGCCACCACGTCTACTTCGCCGCCCCCGGCTCGGACGCCCACCACTCGCGGCACGCCATGGCCATCCACCCGGGCTGGTTCGACCGCTCGCCGTGCGGCACCGGCACCAGCGCGCGGATGGCGCAGCTGCACGCCAGGGGCGAGCTGCCGCTCGGCCGGGACTTCGTGAACGAGTCGTTCATCGGGACCCGGTTCATCGGGCGGCTGCTGGAGGAGACCACCGTGGGCGGCGAGCCGGCCGTCGTGCCCTCGATCACCGGCCGTGCCTGGGTCACCGGCACCGCCCAGTACTTCCTGGACCCGCGTGACCCGTTCCCCGCCGGGTTCGAGCTGTGA
- a CDS encoding proline racemase family protein: MSERDGRGSGLAGTTVTTTDYHTGGEPFRIVTGGVPEVPGADVLSRRSTAAADPRFDGVRRLLCQEPRGHADMYGCFLVPPDDPGAAFGALFWHKDGFSTACGHGTIALGAYAVHEGLVAADPDGETDVVVDVPSGRVTARVRCSGGKVTGVTFVSVPSFVLARDVAAGRTKVDLSYGGAIYASLPAAAVGLSVAPANLTALIGHARRIKADLADHPAARHPSDDRLSGVYGVIFYDELPDRDGAAHQRNVTVFADGEVDRSPCGSGTAARMALLHDSGLRAPLIHDSVVGSTFLARVAEVLGEGVVPEIEGMAYRTGRHVFELDPDDPMDVGFTLR; encoded by the coding sequence GTGAGCGAGCGTGACGGACGTGGTTCCGGCCTGGCCGGGACCACGGTCACGACGACCGACTACCACACGGGCGGGGAGCCGTTCCGGATCGTGACCGGCGGCGTGCCCGAGGTCCCCGGGGCTGACGTGCTCTCGCGCCGCTCCACCGCCGCCGCCGACCCCCGGTTCGACGGCGTGCGGCGGCTGCTGTGCCAGGAGCCGCGCGGCCACGCCGACATGTACGGCTGCTTCCTCGTCCCGCCGGACGACCCGGGGGCCGCGTTCGGGGCGCTGTTCTGGCACAAGGACGGGTTCTCCACCGCCTGCGGCCACGGCACGATCGCGCTCGGCGCCTACGCCGTGCACGAGGGGCTGGTGGCCGCCGACCCCGACGGGGAGACCGACGTGGTCGTCGACGTGCCCTCGGGGCGCGTCACGGCGCGGGTGCGCTGCTCCGGGGGCAAGGTGACGGGGGTGACGTTCGTCAGCGTGCCGTCCTTCGTGCTGGCGCGGGACGTGGCTGCGGGCAGGACCAAGGTCGACCTCTCGTACGGCGGCGCGATCTACGCGTCGCTGCCCGCCGCGGCGGTCGGCCTGTCCGTGGCGCCCGCGAACCTGACGGCCCTCATCGGCCACGCCCGCCGCATCAAGGCCGACCTGGCGGACCATCCGGCCGCCCGGCACCCGTCCGACGACCGGCTGTCCGGCGTCTACGGCGTGATCTTCTACGACGAGCTGCCGGACCGGGACGGGGCGGCGCACCAGCGGAACGTGACGGTGTTCGCCGACGGGGAGGTGGACCGCTCGCCCTGCGGGTCGGGCACGGCGGCGCGGATGGCGCTGCTGCACGACTCGGGGCTGCGCGCGCCCCTGATCCACGACAGCGTCGTGGGGAGCACCTTCCTGGCGCGGGTGGCCGAGGTGCTCGGCGAGGGGGTCGTCCCGGAGATCGAAGGCATGGCCTACCGGACCGGGCGGCACGTCTTCGAGCTCGATCCCGACGACCCGATGGATGTGGGGTTCACGCTGCGATGA
- a CDS encoding dihydrodipicolinate synthase family protein translates to MDNRTKAWHGIMVATALPLRDDLSVDYDGYADHCRWLVDNDCDGVAVNGSLGEYQTLTSEERAKVVETAVQAVGGRRVMAGVGAYGAAESRRWAEQAAEAGCGSLLLLPPNSYRADERAVIAHYREVAKAGLPVVAYNNPFDTKVDLTPALLAKLHEEGLIVAVKEFSGDVRRAYELAELAPELDLLIGSDDVLLELAVAGAVGWIAGYPNALPVSNAALYRAAVAGDLETALPLYRTLHPLLRWDSKTEFVQAIKLSMDLAGRHGGPCRQPRQPLTDEQAAIVRAATEKALAEGLR, encoded by the coding sequence ATGGACAACCGCACCAAAGCCTGGCACGGCATCATGGTGGCCACCGCGCTGCCCCTGCGCGACGACCTTTCCGTCGACTACGACGGCTACGCCGACCACTGCCGCTGGCTGGTCGACAACGACTGCGACGGCGTCGCGGTCAACGGTTCGCTGGGCGAGTACCAGACGCTCACCTCGGAGGAGCGGGCCAAGGTGGTCGAGACCGCCGTCCAGGCCGTGGGCGGGCGCAGGGTGATGGCCGGAGTGGGCGCGTACGGCGCCGCGGAGTCGCGCCGGTGGGCCGAGCAGGCGGCCGAGGCCGGTTGCGGTTCGCTGCTCCTGCTGCCGCCCAACTCCTACCGCGCCGACGAGCGGGCCGTCATCGCGCACTACCGCGAGGTCGCCAAGGCGGGCCTGCCCGTCGTGGCCTACAACAACCCGTTCGACACCAAGGTGGACCTGACCCCCGCGCTGCTCGCAAAGCTGCACGAGGAGGGGCTGATCGTGGCGGTCAAGGAGTTCAGCGGGGACGTGCGGCGCGCGTACGAGCTGGCCGAGCTGGCGCCCGAGCTGGACCTGCTGATCGGCTCCGACGACGTGCTGCTCGAACTCGCCGTGGCCGGGGCGGTGGGCTGGATCGCCGGCTACCCCAACGCGCTGCCCGTCTCCAACGCCGCGCTCTACCGCGCCGCCGTCGCCGGCGACCTGGAGACCGCGCTGCCTCTTTACCGGACGCTGCACCCCCTGCTGCGCTGGGACTCCAAGACGGAGTTCGTCCAGGCCATCAAGCTGTCCATGGACCTCGCGGGCCGCCACGGCGGGCCGTGCAGGCAGCCCAGGCAGCCGCTGACGGACGAGCAGGCCGCTATCGTGCGAGCGGCGACCGAGAAGGCACTGGCAGAAGGGCTGCGATGA
- a CDS encoding NAD(P)/FAD-dependent oxidoreductase: MSDVIVVGAGVVGAACAYYAARAGLDVTVVDRGPVAGGTTGSGEGNVLVSDKEPGPELELALLSNRLWRSLADLGGFEFEPKGGLVVAETGEVRRQLAELAAKQDVKHTLVPAESLRDYEPHLAEGLAGGVYYPEDAQVQPMLAAARLLRHGAESFGHGTLRLRLGAAVTGFIRKGDRVAGVRTPQGDVLGDAVINAAGTWGGEVAALAGVELPILPRRGFILVTEPLPQPLIRHKVYTAAYVTNVASDSEGLETSAVVEGTPAGTVLIGASRERVGFDRTTSVPVLARLAEQAVALFPALREVRAIRSYCGFRPYCPDHLPVIGADPRVPGLYHACGHEGAGIGLAPATGHLLAQVLTGSPTDLDLRPFRPDRFAEESS; this comes from the coding sequence ATGTCCGACGTCATCGTGGTCGGCGCCGGAGTCGTGGGCGCCGCATGCGCCTACTACGCCGCGCGCGCCGGTCTCGACGTGACCGTGGTCGACCGTGGCCCCGTGGCGGGCGGCACGACCGGCTCGGGCGAGGGCAACGTGCTGGTGTCCGACAAGGAGCCGGGCCCCGAGCTGGAGCTGGCCCTGCTGTCCAACCGGCTCTGGCGCTCGCTGGCGGACCTCGGCGGGTTCGAGTTCGAGCCCAAGGGCGGCCTGGTGGTCGCCGAGACCGGCGAGGTCCGGCGGCAGCTCGCCGAGCTGGCCGCCAAGCAGGACGTGAAGCACACCCTGGTGCCCGCCGAGTCGCTGCGCGACTACGAGCCGCACCTGGCCGAGGGCCTGGCCGGCGGGGTCTACTACCCCGAGGACGCTCAGGTGCAGCCCATGCTGGCCGCCGCGCGCCTGCTCAGGCACGGCGCGGAGAGCTTCGGCCACGGGACGCTCCGGCTGCGCCTCGGGGCGGCCGTGACCGGCTTCATCCGGAAAGGGGACCGCGTCGCGGGCGTGCGCACCCCCCAGGGTGACGTGCTCGGCGACGCGGTGATCAACGCGGCGGGCACCTGGGGCGGCGAGGTGGCCGCGCTGGCGGGGGTCGAGCTGCCGATCCTGCCCAGGCGCGGGTTCATCCTCGTCACCGAGCCGCTGCCGCAGCCGCTGATCAGGCACAAGGTCTACACCGCCGCCTACGTCACGAACGTGGCCAGCGACTCGGAGGGCCTGGAGACGTCGGCGGTCGTGGAGGGCACGCCCGCGGGCACCGTGCTCATCGGGGCCAGCAGGGAGCGGGTCGGGTTCGACCGGACGACGTCGGTGCCGGTGCTCGCCCGCCTGGCCGAGCAGGCCGTGGCGCTGTTCCCCGCGCTGCGCGAGGTGCGGGCCATCAGGTCCTACTGCGGGTTCCGGCCGTACTGCCCGGACCACCTGCCCGTCATCGGCGCCGACCCGCGCGTTCCCGGGCTCTATCACGCCTGCGGGCACGAGGGGGCGGGCATCGGGCTCGCCCCGGCGACCGGTCACCTGCTCGCGCAGGTGCTCACCGGCTCCCCGACCGACCTGGACCTGCGGCCCTTCCGGCCGGATCGCTTCGCGGAGGAGTCCTCTTGA
- a CDS encoding heme o synthase — translation MTVLTNRQATARSPQVEGPRSIGMIVKAYIALTKPRIIELLLITTLPVMFLAAGGLPPLWTSISVMVFGTLSAGSANALNCYVDRDIDQKMRRTRRRPLARHQVSPRGALVFGIVLGVLSLVGLWVTTNWLAAMLSTGAILFYVLVYSMILKRRTAQNIVWGGIAGCMPVMIGWAGITERLDWAPLVLFGVVFFWTPPHTWTLAMRYKEDYAAAKVPMLPVVATERRVILESIAYTWATVLCSLALWPVAGTTLFYPVVAALLGAMCLWEVHRLLARLNAGKSGVDLRPMRFFHWSNAYLALLFLAVAIDPLLA, via the coding sequence TTGACGGTGCTGACCAACAGGCAGGCGACGGCCCGATCTCCGCAGGTGGAGGGGCCGCGCTCGATCGGCATGATCGTCAAGGCCTACATCGCGCTCACCAAGCCGCGGATCATCGAGCTGCTGCTGATCACGACGCTGCCGGTGATGTTCCTGGCGGCGGGCGGCCTGCCGCCGCTGTGGACGTCGATCTCGGTCATGGTGTTCGGCACCCTATCGGCGGGCAGCGCCAACGCGCTCAACTGCTACGTGGATCGCGACATCGACCAGAAGATGCGCCGCACCCGCCGCAGGCCGCTGGCCAGGCACCAGGTGTCGCCGCGGGGCGCGCTGGTCTTCGGGATCGTGCTCGGCGTGCTGTCCCTGGTGGGCCTGTGGGTGACCACCAACTGGCTGGCCGCGATGCTGTCCACCGGGGCGATCCTGTTCTACGTGCTCGTCTACTCGATGATCCTGAAGCGCCGCACGGCCCAGAACATCGTGTGGGGCGGCATCGCGGGCTGCATGCCGGTGATGATCGGCTGGGCGGGCATCACCGAGCGGCTCGACTGGGCGCCGCTGGTGCTGTTCGGGGTGGTGTTCTTCTGGACGCCGCCGCACACCTGGACGCTGGCCATGCGCTACAAGGAGGACTACGCGGCGGCCAAGGTGCCCATGCTGCCCGTCGTGGCCACCGAGCGGCGGGTGATCCTGGAGTCGATCGCCTACACGTGGGCGACCGTGCTGTGCTCGCTGGCGCTGTGGCCGGTGGCCGGCACGACGCTGTTCTACCCGGTCGTGGCCGCCCTCCTCGGCGCCATGTGCCTGTGGGAGGTCCACCGCCTGCTGGCCCGGCTCAACGCCGGCAAGAGCGGCGTCGACCTGCGCCCCATGCGCTTCTTCCACTGGTCCAACGCCTACCTGGCGCTGCTGTTCCTGGCCGTGGCCATCGACCCGCTGCTGGCCTGA
- a CDS encoding SanA/YdcF family protein, producing the protein MLLKVRPTRKALRRAYQSLVLVSVLCLAPMTWAWLGSSAHRVTAVGDGWLGRVPAAQAALVLGAGLYGTQPTPMLAHRLDIAAELYRAGKVRALLLSGDNSRKEYDEPTAMRDYLLRRGVPDRVMVLDYAGFDTWDSCVRARKVFGALRVTVVTQEFHLPRAVTLCRTAGLEAFGVGDDSTREFAAPTYAYATRELLATAKAFADAMVLHSDPVYPGPREVSLTDILAQPGAPGA; encoded by the coding sequence TTGTTACTGAAAGTCCGCCCCACTCGGAAGGCCCTGCGGCGCGCGTACCAGAGTCTGGTGCTGGTCAGCGTGCTCTGCCTGGCGCCCATGACGTGGGCCTGGCTCGGCAGCTCGGCGCACCGCGTGACGGCCGTCGGCGACGGCTGGCTCGGGCGGGTGCCTGCGGCGCAGGCCGCGCTGGTGCTGGGCGCGGGCCTGTACGGCACGCAGCCCACGCCGATGCTGGCCCACCGGCTCGACATCGCCGCCGAGCTCTACCGGGCGGGCAAGGTACGGGCCCTGCTGCTGTCGGGCGACAACAGCCGCAAGGAGTACGACGAGCCGACGGCCATGCGCGACTACCTGCTCCGCAGGGGCGTGCCGGACCGGGTGATGGTGCTGGACTACGCGGGGTTCGACACGTGGGACTCGTGCGTGCGGGCGCGCAAGGTGTTCGGGGCGCTGCGGGTGACGGTCGTGACGCAGGAGTTCCACCTGCCCAGGGCCGTGACGCTGTGCCGGACGGCCGGTCTGGAGGCGTTCGGGGTGGGTGACGACTCGACCAGGGAGTTCGCCGCGCCCACGTACGCCTACGCCACCCGCGAGCTGCTCGCCACCGCCAAGGCGTTCGCCGACGCGATGGTGCTCCACTCCGACCCGGTCTATCCGGGCCCGCGCGAGGTCTCCCTGACCGACATCCTGGCTCAGCCCGGCGCGCCGGGCGCGTAG
- a CDS encoding COX15/CtaA family protein: MKLPTDHPNRHVRSLFSVWAPTKQSMRAWALASVVVNAGIAVTGAGVRVTGSGLGCPTWPKCTPDSFIPVAHPEVSMLNMLVEFGNRLLTFLVLAVGVACVVSALRLAPRRRSLAALALLQPAGVLAQALWGGLVVSTMLNPFTVGMHFLISIGLIAACWMLYARAGEGDGPARPVAHRDIRKLGYALLAAVFALLVVGVGVSGTGPHSGDEMASRFDLDIEAVARLHADVAYVVVGLTFALLFALHVSKAPRPARLAALALLAVELGQGVLGYTQYFLAVPAALVLLHVLGSTLVWIAALRVVTSLRARSPQTAPADHSPAEAAGAPAAV, from the coding sequence GTGAAGCTACCCACCGACCACCCCAACCGCCACGTGCGCAGCCTGTTCTCCGTCTGGGCGCCCACGAAGCAGTCGATGCGGGCCTGGGCGCTGGCGTCCGTGGTGGTCAACGCGGGCATCGCGGTGACGGGCGCGGGCGTGCGCGTCACCGGTTCCGGGCTGGGCTGCCCGACCTGGCCCAAGTGCACGCCGGACAGCTTCATCCCGGTCGCGCACCCCGAGGTGTCGATGCTCAACATGCTCGTCGAGTTCGGCAACCGGCTGCTGACGTTCCTGGTGCTGGCGGTGGGCGTGGCGTGCGTGGTGTCGGCGTTGCGGCTGGCGCCGCGCAGGCGCTCGCTGGCGGCGCTGGCGCTGCTGCAGCCGGCGGGCGTCCTGGCGCAGGCGCTGTGGGGCGGCCTGGTGGTCAGCACGATGCTCAACCCGTTCACGGTGGGCATGCACTTCCTCATCTCCATCGGCCTGATCGCCGCCTGCTGGATGCTGTACGCCCGCGCGGGCGAGGGCGACGGACCGGCGCGGCCGGTGGCCCACCGCGACATCCGCAAACTCGGCTACGCGCTGCTCGCGGCCGTGTTCGCCCTGCTGGTGGTCGGGGTCGGGGTGAGCGGCACGGGCCCGCACTCGGGCGACGAGATGGCCTCCCGCTTCGACCTCGACATCGAGGCGGTGGCCCGGCTGCACGCCGACGTCGCGTACGTCGTGGTGGGGCTGACGTTCGCGCTGCTGTTCGCCCTGCATGTGAGCAAGGCGCCCCGGCCCGCCCGGCTGGCGGCGCTGGCGCTGCTGGCCGTGGAGCTGGGCCAGGGCGTGCTCGGCTACACGCAGTACTTCCTGGCCGTGCCCGCCGCGCTGGTGCTGCTGCACGTGCTCGGCTCCACGCTGGTCTGGATCGCCGCGCTCAGGGTGGTCACCTCGCTGCGCGCCCGCTCCCCGCAGACCGCCCCCGCCGACCACTCCCCCGCCGAAGCCGCCGGAGCACCCGCCGCCGTCTGA
- a CDS encoding (2Fe-2S)-binding protein yields MTFHITIDGRPVPVVPGQTIGAALHAAGVRSWRSTRFGGRPRGLFCGIGVCFDCLISVNGRAPERACLVEAAPGDEVTTS; encoded by the coding sequence TTGACGTTCCACATCACGATCGACGGGCGTCCGGTGCCCGTCGTGCCCGGGCAGACGATCGGGGCGGCGCTGCACGCGGCCGGGGTGCGGTCGTGGCGCAGCACCCGTTTCGGCGGGCGGCCCCGCGGGCTGTTCTGCGGGATCGGGGTCTGCTTCGACTGCCTGATCTCGGTCAACGGGCGGGCGCCCGAGCGGGCCTGCCTGGTGGAGGCCGCGCCCGGTGACGAGGTGACGACGTCATGA
- a CDS encoding NAD(P)/FAD-dependent oxidoreductase, translating into MTYDLAVIGGGPAGVAGALTAALAGLRVALLDSSVRLGGQYFRHAADPEPAPGLERFLRQARALDARADVLLRHQVWSVSREPGGDLVVHCVTRAEGSAERQVVLRARRLLIATGAHDRPLPFPGWDLPGVLTAGGAQALLKGNGVVAGRRIVVSGTGPFLLPVATGLAGAGARVLGVLEANGGLGLARHPLLALGKAGEAAGYAASLARHRVPYRTRQAVVAAHGEREVEAVTVARLDQEWNVLATRVVECDTVAVGYGFVPQIDLGTQLGCATRDDVDGSPVLDADAAQRTSVPGVWAAGEPTGVGGWLLSETEGRIAGRAVVADSRGSRPASGAESGLLLRRRERGRAFGEALQRAYPVKPGWQGWLRDDTTVCRCEEVPLARLREAQDLGATDARSIKLLARPGMGWCQGRICGYAVSCLAGEPQRPPRRPIAQPVTLGALAELPDVSDLPDVPPAH; encoded by the coding sequence ATGACGTACGACCTGGCGGTGATCGGCGGCGGGCCCGCCGGGGTGGCCGGCGCGCTCACGGCGGCGCTGGCCGGACTGCGGGTGGCGCTCCTGGACTCTTCCGTACGGCTCGGCGGCCAGTACTTCCGCCACGCCGCCGACCCCGAGCCCGCGCCCGGCCTGGAGCGGTTCCTGCGGCAGGCGCGGGCCCTGGACGCCCGCGCCGACGTGCTACTACGCCACCAGGTGTGGAGCGTCAGCCGCGAGCCCGGCGGGGACCTCGTCGTTCACTGCGTCACGCGTGCCGAGGGCTCCGCGGAGCGGCAGGTCGTCCTGCGGGCGCGGCGGCTGCTGATCGCCACCGGCGCGCACGACCGGCCGCTGCCGTTCCCCGGGTGGGACCTGCCCGGCGTCCTGACCGCCGGCGGCGCGCAGGCGCTGCTCAAGGGCAACGGCGTCGTGGCGGGCCGGCGGATCGTCGTCTCCGGCACCGGCCCGTTCCTGCTGCCCGTGGCCACCGGCCTGGCCGGGGCGGGGGCGCGGGTGCTCGGGGTGCTCGAGGCGAACGGCGGGCTCGGGCTGGCCAGGCATCCGCTGCTGGCCCTGGGCAAGGCCGGGGAGGCCGCCGGGTACGCCGCCAGCCTGGCCAGGCACCGCGTGCCGTACCGGACGCGCCAGGCGGTGGTCGCGGCGCACGGCGAGCGCGAGGTGGAGGCCGTCACCGTGGCCCGCCTCGACCAGGAGTGGAACGTTCTCGCCACCCGCGTCGTCGAGTGCGACACGGTGGCCGTCGGCTACGGGTTCGTGCCGCAGATCGACCTGGGCACCCAGCTCGGCTGCGCCACCCGCGACGACGTGGACGGCAGCCCCGTGCTCGACGCGGACGCCGCCCAGCGCACCTCCGTGCCCGGGGTCTGGGCCGCTGGGGAGCCCACGGGCGTGGGCGGCTGGCTCCTGTCCGAGACCGAGGGCCGCATCGCCGGCCGCGCCGTGGTGGCCGACTCGCGCGGCTCCCGGCCGGCCTCGGGGGCGGAGTCAGGGCTGCTGCTGCGCCGCCGGGAGCGCGGGCGGGCCTTCGGGGAGGCGCTGCAGCGGGCCTACCCCGTCAAACCCGGCTGGCAGGGCTGGCTGCGCGACGACACAACGGTGTGCCGCTGCGAGGAGGTGCCGCTGGCCCGCCTGCGCGAGGCGCAGGACCTCGGCGCCACCGACGCGCGCTCGATCAAGCTGCTGGCCAGGCCCGGCATGGGCTGGTGCCAGGGCCGCATCTGCGGCTACGCCGTCTCCTGCCTGGCCGGGGAGCCGCAGCGGCCGCCCCGCCGCCCCATCGCCCAGCCCGTCACCCTTGGCGCGCTGGCCGAGCTTCCCGATGTTTCCGATCTTCCCGACGTTCCCCCCGCCCACTGA
- a CDS encoding PrsW family intramembrane metalloprotease, with protein sequence MATRDPRWVLKDRPSFALIIGLVLTGVCALVSFSFDVLNGAPVQFFIALMLALAPVPLLLAAVLALDRMEPEPRSNLIFAFAWGAGVAVLVAGLINYLNLHYIIDTAKLSEASARNVAATFGAPVVEETMKGLVLLGLLRFRRAELDGPTDGIIYASMVGLGFAMSENVSYYLAALSNSGVKGLAVTVVLRGILSPLAHPLFSSMIGVAVAYAARREGPERVFYILAGWSGAMILHGLWNGLASYGGFPGLVVAYLALLAVLIVLIGVVFKDRRRIVALIQRYLPPYEPTKLVTQADIYMLSTFPRRRQARQWAKAHGGKRGLRAMRDYQLAATELGLLHERAARHMVDEQGFHEEQRALLECMSTARADFPVPTAHARSVARGTPPPGYAPGAPG encoded by the coding sequence ATGGCGACCCGTGATCCACGCTGGGTGTTGAAGGACCGCCCGTCGTTCGCGTTGATCATCGGGCTCGTCCTCACCGGAGTCTGCGCTCTGGTCTCGTTCTCCTTCGACGTGCTCAACGGCGCGCCGGTGCAGTTCTTCATCGCGCTCATGCTGGCGCTCGCGCCGGTGCCGCTGCTGCTGGCGGCCGTGCTGGCGCTCGACCGGATGGAGCCGGAGCCGCGCAGCAACCTGATCTTCGCCTTCGCCTGGGGCGCGGGCGTCGCGGTGCTGGTCGCCGGCCTGATCAACTACCTCAACCTGCACTACATCATCGACACCGCCAAGCTGTCGGAGGCCAGCGCCCGCAACGTCGCGGCCACCTTCGGCGCGCCCGTGGTGGAGGAGACGATGAAGGGGCTGGTGCTGCTCGGGCTGCTCAGGTTCCGCAGGGCCGAGCTCGACGGCCCCACCGACGGCATCATCTACGCCAGCATGGTCGGGCTCGGCTTCGCCATGAGCGAGAACGTCAGCTACTACCTCGCCGCGCTGTCCAACTCCGGCGTCAAGGGGCTGGCGGTCACCGTGGTGCTGCGCGGCATCCTGTCGCCGCTGGCCCACCCGCTGTTCAGCTCGATGATCGGCGTCGCCGTCGCCTACGCCGCCCGGCGCGAGGGGCCCGAGCGGGTCTTCTACATCCTGGCGGGCTGGTCGGGCGCGATGATCCTGCACGGCCTGTGGAACGGCCTGGCCTCCTACGGCGGCTTCCCCGGGCTCGTGGTGGCCTACCTGGCGCTGCTGGCCGTGCTGATCGTGCTCATCGGCGTGGTGTTCAAGGACCGGCGGCGCATCGTGGCCCTCATCCAGCGCTACCTGCCGCCGTACGAGCCGACCAAGCTGGTCACCCAGGCCGACATCTACATGCTGTCGACCTTCCCCCGGCGGCGCCAGGCCAGGCAGTGGGCCAAGGCCCACGGCGGCAAGCGCGGGCTGCGCGCCATGCGCGACTACCAGCTGGCCGCCACCGAGCTGGGCCTGCTGCACGAGCGGGCGGCCCGCCACATGGTCGACGAGCAGGGCTTCCACGAGGAGCAGCGGGCGCTGCTGGAGTGCATGAGCACGGCCAGGGCGGACTTCCCGGTGCCGACGGCGCATGCCCGGTCGGTCGCGCGGGGCACCCCGCCGCCCGGCTACGCGCCCGGCGCGCCGGGCTGA